The sequence CGGTGCGCCGGTGCCGGAGCCGCGGGTTGTGGACGATCGCGCGACGCGCGCCACACGCGCCACGAACCGCGACGAGCCGACGCGCTAGCCAGGCCGCACAGGCCCGGACAAGTTAGGGCGCAGTGTCGTTACCCTCAGGGGCAGGGTGCTCGCTCCACTGTGTCTTGGCGTGCTTGCCTTTGCCCTTTCGCAGCCGCTTGCGGTCGATCAGCCGCGCTTCGAATTCGAAGTCCTCGGAGATCTTCACCACCAGCAGCTTGTTGAAGTTGCCGGCGCGCTTCACCTGGATGGCCTCGCTGAGCTTCTCGGGGGAGATCGTCTTGACCTCCACCCAGTCGTTGCCGATGCGACCGTCGGACCCCTGCGTTCCCGGACGGTGTCGCACGACGCCGAACTTGATCTCCGCGTACAGCTCTCCCAGCTCGCCCCAGATCTGCAGATAGCGGCCGGTCTCAAACTTGTACGCTTCGGCGAGCGCGACAAGATCCTGGAAGATCTTCACGACCTGCAGATTGGCATTCGGAAATTCGCCGCGCAGTTCCTGATCGGCGAGTTGGCCGTTGATCCAGTCCCAGCTGATCCACTCGCCGTCATCGTAGATGCCGTCCGACGTGTCGCGCAGCGGCTGTCCCGTCATCGAGCAGCGCATGTCCTTCTCCCTGATCGTGCCCGGCCGCCTTTCGGATCAAGTCCCGTACCAGTGTGACGGAAGAGCCCCGGAAATTGGAGGGCGGGATTACTGGAGTGCGCAGCCTGTCACGCCGTGCTCGGCGTCAAGGACGAGCGCGGACGCGCTCGCCGCCTACGGGCGGTCTAACGATCCTTGACCCCTCCGCGCGCCGTGATCCCCGGGGACGCGGGCAATCCCGCCCGAGAACTCGGAGAACATCCATGAACACTTCCACAACGACTGTCGAGAGGGTTGAAGCCTGGCTGGTGCCGGAGCATGCCCGCATTGGAACGCTGCCGCGTCACTTCGGCATGCACATGCTCACCGTCGAGGGTCGCATCTACGACTTCCTGTCGCAGTTCTGCCCGTCCTATGACGGCGGCATGTGGCAATTCTTCGAACTGAGCAACGGCGGGTTCTACATGAGCCCTCCCGAGGACAGTTACGAACTCACGATCCACGGCAACGGATTCCGTGGGCCCATGAGCGCGGATGCAGCGGGCATCACGGTGTGCCTGTTTGCCTTCAGCCACCTGTCCTTCGAGTACACCACCGACATCATCAGCCGGCACTACCACTGGCTCCTCGAGTACGCGAAGGATCACGTGGAGGCGAGTGCGATCTTCGCGGCCATCGACTGATGGCATCTCGGCGCGCTGGTCTGGCCATCGGGCCAGCGCGCCGAAAAATCGGAAGAGGAAAGAGGACGGGATTGTCTGTGAGTGGCGAGCCTATCACGACGTGCTCGCCGTCAAGGACGAGCGCGGACGCGCTCGCCGCCTGCGGCGGTCTTCGATCCTTGACCGCTGCGCGCGTCGTGATGGTGGGAGCGCGGGGCAATCCCGCCCCAGATCAAATCGAGGATCGAATCATGAATGCCGTTTCCAACTCGCTGACGTTCTCCACCGTGTCCAGTGCCTTCACGGGTTCGCTGTCGCTCGACGCGCTGCGCGCCCGGGTGCCAGCTGTGTTCGCGCCAGCAGCGCACCAGAGCCTGAGTCCGAAGTACACCTTCATCCCCACCGAGCGTGTGCTGTCGGGGTTGATGAGCGCAGGGTTCGTGCCGGTCGATGCACGCCAGGCGATCTCGCGGCGCGGCAGTCCGGTGCATGCGCGTCACATCCTGCGGCTGCGTCGTCGCTACGAGACCGTCCAGCTTCGTGACAGCATCCCGGAGATTGTCTTCCTCAACAGCCACGATGGCAGTAGCGCGTACCAGCTGCGCATGGGACTGTTCCGCGTGGTCTGCACCAACGGGATGATCGTCTCGCGTGGTGCCTTTCCGGCCTACTGCGTATCTCATCGCGGCAACGTCGTCGATGAGGTCGTCGCTGCGGCACTCAACATCGCGGAGCGTTTCGAGTCGCTGGCCGGTCAGGTCGAACGCATGGAGCATCGGCAGCTGTTCAAGGACGAGCAGCACGACTTCGCCGACCGCGCGTTGGCGTTGCGGTTCGAGGACGCGGCGTTGGCCGGCATGCAGCCTTCGGCGTTGCTGGCGGTGCGGCGCGTCGACGACGCGGGCGCCGATCTGTGGAGCGTGCTGAACCGCGTGCAGGAGAACCTGATGCGTGGCGGCCTCAGCCGGCGGTCGGCGTCGGGCCGTCTGACCCGTACCCGTCGCATCAGCTCGATCCGCGAGGACGTGCGCATCAACAGTGGCCTGTGGGACCTGGCGTCCGGGCTGCTCACTGTTTGAGGGACTTGGGAGGGAGCGCCGCTTCGGTGCTCTCTCCCCTTTTTTGTCCCGCCGAGACGGGGAGCAGAGACGGAGAAGGAGGGATTGCCTGGAGGGGCTTTCAGCGTAACACGCCGTGCTCGCCGTCAAGGACGACCGCGGAGACGCGGTCGCCGCCTGCGGCGGTCTTCGATCCTTGACCGCTCCGCGCGCCGTGTTGGGGAGCGCCCAGCAGGCAATCCCGCCTGCGCAGTCTGGAGATTTCCCATGACCACACGGCAGCGCATCGTTCGTTCCCTCAACACTCGTTCGGCCTCCGGCGCCATTGGCGTCGCCGAGGCGAAGTTCAGCACGGGCTGGTCGTCGGCGACCGGCACCCTGATCAGTGACGACACCCTCGTGGAGACTGCCCTCAAGCTCATCTCGACGAAGCTGGTGCGGGGCGATCGGCTGGAGAGTCCGAGAGCCACCCGGCAGTACCTGAGCCTGCGGTTCGCCAGTCTGGAGCACGAGGTCTTCTGCTGCCTGTGGCTCGACAACCGTCATCGGGTGATTGCCTGTGACGAGCTGTTCCGCGGGACCATCGACGGTGCCAGCGTCCACCCCCGGGAGGTGGTCAAGCAGGCGCTGGTGCAGAACGCCGCGGCGGTCATTCTGGCGCACAACCACCCGTCCGGCGTGGCCGAGCCCAGCCAGGCGGATGAGCTGATCACGCAGCGTCTGAAGGATGCCCTGGCCATCGTGGACATCCGCGTTCTGGACCACCTGATCGTGGCCGGCGACCAGGTGGTGTCGCTCGCGGA is a genomic window of Polyangiaceae bacterium containing:
- the radC gene encoding DNA repair protein RadC — its product is MTTRQRIVRSLNTRSASGAIGVAEAKFSTGWSSATGTLISDDTLVETALKLISTKLVRGDRLESPRATRQYLSLRFASLEHEVFCCLWLDNRHRVIACDELFRGTIDGASVHPREVVKQALVQNAAAVILAHNHPSGVAEPSQADELITQRLKDALAIVDIRVLDHLIVAGDQVVSLAERGVL
- a CDS encoding DUF932 domain-containing protein, translating into MNAVSNSLTFSTVSSAFTGSLSLDALRARVPAVFAPAAHQSLSPKYTFIPTERVLSGLMSAGFVPVDARQAISRRGSPVHARHILRLRRRYETVQLRDSIPEIVFLNSHDGSSAYQLRMGLFRVVCTNGMIVSRGAFPAYCVSHRGNVVDEVVAAALNIAERFESLAGQVERMEHRQLFKDEQHDFADRALALRFEDAALAGMQPSALLAVRRVDDAGADLWSVLNRVQENLMRGGLSRRSASGRLTRTRRISSIREDVRINSGLWDLASGLLTV
- a CDS encoding antirestriction protein, which produces MNTSTTTVERVEAWLVPEHARIGTLPRHFGMHMLTVEGRIYDFLSQFCPSYDGGMWQFFELSNGGFYMSPPEDSYELTIHGNGFRGPMSADAAGITVCLFAFSHLSFEYTTDIISRHYHWLLEYAKDHVEASAIFAAID